One segment of Candidatus Eremiobacteraceae bacterium DNA contains the following:
- a CDS encoding recombinase family protein yields the protein MTKITADHLARGAFVYVRQSTPDQLVHNQESLRRQYGLAGRAKELGWATVEVVDDDLGRSGGGVTRPGFERLLAAICDGRVGAVFAIEASRLARNGRDWHTLIEFCGLVGTVIVDEDGIYHARHSNDRLLLGMKGTMSELELSLFRQRSHEALKQKARRGALFLGVAVGYVKTGRDRIEKDPDQQVQAAIGIVFAKFAELQSVRQVHLWLREEGIALPAARHGAAEGRIVGWRLPLYGAVHAILTNPVYAGAYAFGRSTNKVSVEEGRKRVRRGMRRPLAEWDVLLKDQHEGYISWTEFERNQRVIADNATGKGGAVARGAARQGELLLAGLLRCGHCGRKMYVAYGGKAGRYHCEGALVNHGAQRCISFGGLHADQAVGGEVLRVLKPFGVDAAVRALDALAGETSAARRQLELALQRARFEAAHARRQYDAVDPTNRLVAGELERRWNEALQVVRGIEDEIAAVDAKKPAPLGEREREQLMRLGHDLELAWSHPAATSATRKRILRAALNEIVVRVEAEHIEMVLHWQGGDHTAIKLKKNGVGKHRWTIPEDTLSLVRELARLMPDRQIARLLNRAGKPTGRGNGWTQARVRSFRSHYGIAVHRPDEWQSEGKSRLKRRRRS from the coding sequence ATGACCAAGATCACGGCTGACCACCTTGCCCGCGGCGCCTTTGTCTACGTCCGCCAGTCGACCCCCGATCAGCTTGTGCACAACCAGGAGAGCCTGCGGCGCCAGTACGGCCTTGCCGGTCGCGCAAAAGAGCTCGGCTGGGCTACCGTCGAGGTTGTTGATGACGATCTCGGCCGCTCGGGAGGCGGCGTCACGCGCCCCGGCTTCGAGCGATTGCTGGCGGCGATCTGCGACGGGCGCGTCGGGGCCGTATTTGCGATCGAAGCCTCCCGGCTCGCCCGCAACGGCCGCGACTGGCATACGTTGATCGAGTTCTGCGGATTGGTCGGGACCGTCATCGTCGACGAAGACGGAATCTACCATGCTCGGCATTCCAACGATCGCCTGCTGCTCGGCATGAAAGGCACGATGAGCGAGCTCGAGCTTTCGCTGTTTCGGCAGCGCTCGCACGAGGCGCTGAAGCAGAAAGCGCGCCGTGGCGCGCTGTTCCTTGGAGTCGCCGTCGGCTACGTGAAGACCGGGCGCGACCGAATCGAGAAGGACCCGGACCAGCAGGTGCAGGCCGCCATCGGGATCGTCTTTGCAAAGTTCGCCGAGCTTCAGAGCGTGCGACAGGTGCACTTATGGTTGCGTGAGGAAGGCATCGCGCTTCCCGCCGCGCGCCACGGTGCTGCGGAGGGGCGTATCGTCGGCTGGCGGTTACCGCTCTATGGCGCCGTGCACGCCATCCTGACCAACCCCGTCTACGCCGGCGCATATGCCTTCGGGCGGAGCACGAACAAGGTCAGTGTGGAGGAGGGCCGCAAGCGCGTAAGGCGCGGCATGCGCCGCCCACTGGCCGAATGGGACGTGCTGCTCAAGGACCAGCACGAGGGCTACATCTCCTGGACGGAGTTCGAGAGGAATCAGAGGGTGATCGCCGACAACGCGACGGGCAAGGGCGGCGCCGTCGCCAGAGGAGCGGCGCGACAGGGAGAGTTGCTCCTCGCTGGCCTTCTGCGCTGCGGCCACTGCGGTCGCAAGATGTACGTGGCCTACGGCGGCAAGGCAGGGCGCTATCATTGCGAAGGCGCGCTCGTGAACCACGGCGCCCAGCGCTGCATCTCGTTTGGCGGCTTGCACGCCGATCAGGCCGTCGGCGGGGAAGTGCTACGGGTCTTGAAGCCGTTCGGCGTCGACGCGGCGGTCAGGGCGCTCGACGCGCTGGCGGGCGAGACGTCGGCCGCCAGGCGACAACTGGAGCTTGCGTTGCAGCGGGCGCGCTTCGAAGCGGCACATGCACGCCGTCAATACGATGCCGTAGATCCGACGAACCGTCTTGTCGCCGGCGAGCTCGAGCGGCGGTGGAACGAGGCGCTGCAGGTCGTGCGCGGTATCGAGGACGAAATAGCCGCCGTCGACGCAAAGAAACCGGCGCCCCTGGGGGAACGGGAGCGGGAGCAGCTGATGCGGCTCGGCCACGACCTCGAACTCGCCTGGTCGCATCCGGCGGCGACGTCGGCGACGCGGAAGCGGATCCTGCGTGCGGCCTTGAACGAAATCGTCGTGCGCGTTGAAGCCGAGCACATCGAGATGGTCCTGCACTGGCAGGGTGGCGACCATACCGCGATCAAACTGAAGAAAAACGGAGTGGGCAAACATCGTTGGACGATCCCCGAAGATACCTTGTCGCTCGTCCGCGAACTGGCCCGGTTGATGCCCGACCGGCAAATTGCGCGGCTTCTCAATCGCGCCGGCAAACCGACGGGGCGGGGCAACGGCTGGACCCAGGCGCGGGTGCGCTCGTTCCGTAGCCACTATGGTATCGCCGTACATCGTCCCGACGAATGGCAGAGCGAGGGGAAATCACGCTTGAAGCGGCGGCGAAGATCATAG